From the genome of Synchiropus splendidus isolate RoL2022-P1 chromosome 17, RoL_Sspl_1.0, whole genome shotgun sequence, one region includes:
- the LOC128748690 gene encoding carotenoid-cleaving dioxygenase, mitochondrial-like isoform X1, which yields MRARCPRYVTRLCNTALAWGAASRASDGGADAHGVHQVTMSPLRRAAPESETSVVTNETKKNTLLVLNGLESIAPLIQSTKETLEPVTAEIQGSIPAWIHGSLLRNGPGKFEFGNTHFNHWFDGMAMLHRFRIENGQVTYTSRFLNSDAYKKNSEKDRIIMSEFGTVAMPDPCKNIFERFLSRFEPLKPTDNASVSFVKYKGDYFVTTETNFIHKIDPETLETLEKVDWSKFIAVNGATAHPHYDPDGTTYNMGNSYGRKGPSEDVLLPPLRVNMRVHLSASGALYNIICVPSEKSDDKDTLQGAKVLCSIVPADKSHPSYYHSFAMSENYVVFVEQPIKLDLLKIVTGKIRGKAISDSIYWDPKQDTVFHVVDKRTGQLSAVKYHANPMTALHQINAFEEDGFLMLDMCCYDDGETIKNYNLQNLRKSGEALDAVYNSMHQIFPRRFVLPLRVTSETPTGQNLNTRPQSTATCVLTGKDQVYCQHEDLHGDDLLEYGGLEFPQINYQRCNTRPYRYFYGCGFRHLVGDSLLKMDLRDKSLKVWHQDGFYPSEPVFVPSPDAVEEDEGVILAVVLSPTQEKANFLLVLDAVTFEELGRASVPVHMPYGFHGTFNSSV from the exons ATGCGCGCCCGATGCCCACGTTACGTCACACGGTTATGTAATACGGCTCTGGCGTGGGGAGCAGCGTCGCGCGCCTCGGATGGTGGAGCAGATGCTCACGGCGTCCATCAGGTCACCATGTCTCCGCTCCGCCGCGCCGCTCCAG AAAGCGAAACATCTGTTGTCACCAATGAGACCAAGAAAAACACCTTACTAGTTCTGAACGGACTGGAGTCCATCGCCCCTCTGATCCAGAGCACCAAGGAGACCCTCGAGCCCGTCACTGCTGAGATCCAGGGAAGCATCCCAGCCTGGATCCACGGCAGCCTTCTTCGCAACGGCCCTGGGAAGTTTGAGTTCGGAAACACACA CTTCAACCACTGGTTCGACGGGATGGCGATGCTGCACCGCTTCAGGATCGAAAACGGTCAGGTGACCTACACCAGCCGGTTCCTCAACAGCGACGCCTATAAGAAGAACAGTGAGAAGGACCGTATCATAATGTCAGAGTTCGGCACGGTGGCCATGCCGGACCCGTGCAAGAACATCTTTGAGAGGTTCCTGTCACGCTTCGAACCGCTGA AGCCCACGGACAACGCCTCAGTCTCTTTCGTCAAGTACAAGGGCGACTACTTCGTCACCACTGAGACCAACTTCATTCACAAAATTGACCCGGAGACCCTGGAGACCCTGGAGAAG GTGGACTGGAGCAAGTTCATCGCCGTGAACGGAGCCACAGCCCACCCGCACTACGACCCGGATGGTACCACCTACAACATGGGGAACTCGTATGGGAGGAAAGGTCCGTCTGAAGACGTTTTACTTCCTCCCCTGAGAGTTAACATGCGAGTGCATCTGTCTGCTTCAGGAGCCTTGTACAATATCATCTGTGTCCCTTCGGAGAAGAGCGACGACAAAGACACTCTACAAGGAGCCAAAGTTCTATGTTCCATCGTGCCCGCGGACAAGTCCCACCCGTCCTACTACCACAGCTTCG CCATGTCGGAGAACTATGTGGTCTTCGTGGAGCAGCCGATAAAGTTAGACCTGCTCAAGATCGTCACCGGGAAGATAAGAGGCAAAGCCATCAGCGACAGCATCTACTGGGACCCGAAGCAGGACACGGTGTTCCACGTCGTAGACAAGCGTACGGGTCAG CTCAGCGCAGTGAAGTACCACGCCAACCCCATGACGGCCTTACATCAGATCAACGCCTTTGAAGAGGACGGCTTTTTGATGCTGGATATGTGTTGCTATGACGACGGAGAAACCATCAAAAACTACAACCTACAGAACCTGCGGAAGTCGGGGGAGGCCCTGGACGCG GTGTACAACTCCATGCACCAGATTTTCCCACGCCGCTTCGTTCTGCCTCTCAGAGTCACTAGTGAGACACCGACGGGTCAGAACCTGAACACTCGACCCCAAAGTACAGCGACCTGTGTCCTCACTGGCAAAGATCAG GTGTACTGCCAACACGAGGATCTCCATGGCGACGACCTTTTGGAGTACGGCGGCCTGGAGTTCCCTCAGATCAACTACCAACGGTGCAACACGCGACCTTACCGCTACTTCTATGGCTGCGGGTTCAGACACCTGGTGGGGGATTCTCTGCTCAAGATGGACCTGCGGGACAAGTCCCTGAAG GTGTGGCACCAGGACGGCTTCTACCCTTCCGAACCCGTGTTTGTGCCGTCACCCGACGCTGTCGAGGAAGACGAAGGAGTCATCCTCGCTGTGGTTCTGTCCCCCACACAG GAAAAAGCTAACTTCCTCCTGGTTCTGGACGCCGTGACCTTTGAGGAGTTGGGTCGAGCCAGCGTGCCGGTGCACATGCCCTACGGCTTCCATGGAACCTTCAACTCCTCTGTCTGA
- the LOC128748687 gene encoding sorting nexin-19-like, translated as MPLCKHQGAFPPLAVCAARRRSLLAAMPPPPSSRCRGLAEFLGQRRVLGFGALLTWLILFHLLVNVWLLCIFTSLLVVLGSWLGSRALLDANRLLHLEHFLPLSKASLLPASVEHEWRLNHEIHSAVHKAVRDFVSSWYRTLLPGAEGEFEQAVRGLMLEAVMELKERARQVDRRALVQALLELYGGHLQSYMAAKRIQATHKGHLQLWQVYREVDRPHPAVSSEAAELSYSRALVNLVLHVLVPYPQLETRTGAYMVTELVTCNVMLPLIGRVSDPDWLNQTIVDLFTKAREPQEIPRSDGSLYRSPAAEDSWSTCRSLSSSDHTGLSNSSSSDLEGLQSSASQGSMLSLTSAGEVQTRHRGLLTPCEVNCCSLATGTFSSESQVASLDWLAQSDSEDDTGRYCDCSPSPNLCLNLKDDGDYGCFAPLKSLGPKVIVPEDLLWPAANGQGKASPSSSGRSCLTSCSFDSPSSSFSIRNVEIVGTVTAKEQRGSTHPSTLYTVKFETAAEPEDGAARPVTCHSVNRRYSEFLNLQTRLEEKPDVKKFIKSVKGPKRIFPDLPFGSADSERVEARRGQLDIFLKQLSSIPETANSEDMQEFLALNSDGSTYFGRKPFVKSRIDKMMENALDTLKTAFPHPEPLSPMEEFDGDADGRTMDNRKYRRLFPSKVSPSLNIPDLLPRVSYCYSEGSTVLNGMSLTGLENFVQEQERLLCQPGVKEKAKQSCERQLKEKRSSAKPHGTDTAVADVALNILCLLMKDQWSWLCTENIQKTIRLLFGTFIERWLEVGVDHLTSAPCWVIYLQVLQEAVWPGGTLPTQPPPERSAQERESTRLRCLECLLQLLPELVTDVLGSDKYRLSLETMLESVQDHHINKHLIFCLCGLLLEFLIPESCDPDFQKCLLQSLSEDTERVLATLG; from the exons ATGCCGCTCTGCAAACACCAAGGTGCCTTTCCTCCCCTTGCTGTGTGTGCTGCACGACGACGGTCCCTGCTGGCTGCGATGCCTCCGCCTCCGAGCTCCAGGTGCCGGGGCCTGGCAGAGTTCCTGGGTCAGCGGCGTGTGTTGGGGTTCGGGGCCCTGCTGACGTGGCTGATCCTCTTCCACCTGCTGGTCAACGTCTGGCTGCTGTGCATCTTCACCAGCCTCCTGGTCGTGCTGGGCAGCTGGCTGGGCTCCCGCGCCCTGCTGGACGCCAACCGTCTTCTCCACCTGGAGCACTTCCTGCCCCTCAGCAAGGCCAGCCTCCTGCCGGCCTCGGTGGAGCACGAGTGGCGGCTCAACCACGAGATCCACAGCGCCGTGCACAAGGCGGTGCGGGATTTCGTGTCGTCGTGGTACCGGACGCTGCTGCCGGGCGCGGAGGGGGAGTTCGAGCAGGCCGTGCGCGGTCTGATGCTGGAGGCGGTGATGGAACTGAAGGAGCGGGCGCGGCAGGTGGACAGGCGGGCTCTGGTCCAGGCGCTGCTGGAGCTGTATGGCGGGCACCTGCAGAGCTACATGGCGGCCAAGCGCATCCAGGCCACGCACAAGGGCCACCTCCAGCTGTGGCAGGTCTACAGGGAGGTGGACCGTCCGCACCCTGCTGTGAGCAGTGAAGCCGCCGAGCTCAGCTACTCCCGGGCGCTGGTCAACCTTGTCCTCCATGTTCTGGTGCCGTACCCTCAGCTGGAGACTCGGACCGGAGCCTACATGGTCACAGAGCTGGTCACGTGCAACGTGATGCTGCCCCTCATTGGCAGGGTGTCTGACCCAGACTGGCTCAACCAGACCATCGTGGACCTGTTCACCAAGGCCAGGGAGCCACAGGAGATCCCAAGGTCCGATGGAAGCCTGTACCGAAGCCCTGCTGCTGAAGACTCCTGGTCCACGTGTCGGTCACTGTCCTCATCTGACCACACCGGcctcagcaacagcagcagctctgacctGGAGGGGCTGCAGAGCTCCGCCTCCCAGGGCAGTATGTTGAGCCTGACCTCTGCTGGTGAGGTCCAAACACGTCACCGAGGTCTGCTCACGCCATGCGAGGTCAACTGCTGCTCACTTGCTACTGGAACGTTCTCCTCAGAGTCCCAGGTTGCGTCTCTGGACTGGCTGGCTCAGTCGGACTCAGAGGACGACACCGGTCGCTACTGCGACTGCAGCCCCTCGCCCAACCTCTGCCTGAACCTGAAGGATGACGGGGACTACGGCTGTTTCGCTCCGCTGAAGAGTCTCGGACCCAAGGTGATCGTTCCTGAGGATCTTCTGTGGCCCGCAGCTAACGGACAAGGCAAGGCCTCGCCCAGCTCCTCTGGAAGGTCATGCCTCACCTCCTGCAGCTTTGACTCCcccagcagctccttcagcaTCCGAAACGTGGAGATAGTGGGTACAGTCACGGCCAAGGAGCAGCGTGGCTCCACACACCCGTCCACGCTGTACACGGTCAAG TTTGAGACGGCAGCTGAACCTGAAGACGGCGCGGCCCGGCCTGTGACCTGTCACTCGGTCAACCGCAGGTACAGCGAGTTCCTCAACCTGCAAACGCGACTGGAGGAGAAGCCTGACGTGAAGAAGTTCATCAAGA GTGTCAAGGGGCCAAAGAGGATTTTCCCCGACCTGCCATTCGGCTCCGCAGACAGTGAGAGGGTGGAAGCCCGGCGAGGCCAGCTGGACATTTTTCTAAAG CAACTCAGCAGCATTCCTGAAACAGCCAACAGCGAAGACATGCAGGAGTTCCTGGCTCTCAACTCAGACGGCAGCACCTACTTTGGAAGAAAACCTTTCGTCAAGTCGAGAATCGATAAG ATGATGGAAAATGCTCTGGACACGCTGAAGACGGCGTTTCCTCACCCCGAGCCTCTCAGTCCGATGGAGGAGTTCGATGGCGATGCAGACGGGAGGACGATGGACAACAGGAAGTACAG GAGGCTGTTCCCGAGCAAGGTCTCTCCGTCTCTCAACATCCCCGACCTACTTCCCAGAGTCTCGTACTGCTACAGCGAGGGCAGCACT GTGCTGAACGGCATGTCGCTCACTGGACTGGAGAACTTTGTCCAGGAGCAGGAGCGACTTCTGTGCCAGCCTGGTGTGAAGGAGAAGGCCAAGCAGAGTTGTGAGCggcagctgaaggagaagaggagctcagcgaagcctcatgGGACGG ACACAGCTGTTGCTGATGTTGCTCTGAACATCTTGTGCCTGCTGATGAAGGACCAGTGGAGCTGGCTGTGCACCGAGAACATCCAGAAAACCATCCGGCTGCTCTTCGGCACGTTCATCGAGAG GTGGCTGGAGGTGGGCGTGGACCACCTcaccagcgccccctgctgggtgaTCTACCTGCAGGTGCTGCAGGAGGCGGTGTGGCCGGGGGGCACGCTGCCCACCCAGCCGCCGCCCGAGCGCAGCgcccaggagagagagagcacgcGGCTGCGCTGCCTGGaatgtctgctgcagctgctcccaG AGCTGGTCACGGACGTGCTGGGCAGCGACAAGTACCGTCTGAGTCTGGAGACCATGTTGGAGTCTGTGCAGGACCATCACATCAACAA gcaCCTGATCTTCTGCCTCTGCGGCCTCCTGCTGGAGTTTCTCATCCCGGAGTCATGTGACCCGGACTTCCAGAAGTGTCTGCTGCAGAGTCTGAGCGAAGACACCGAGAGGGTCCTCGCAACACTGGGCTGA
- the LOC128748690 gene encoding carotenoid-cleaving dioxygenase, mitochondrial-like isoform X2: MRARCPRYVTRLCNTALAWGAASRASDGGADAHGVHQVTMSPLRRAAPESETSVVTNETKKNTLLVLNGLESIAPLIQSTKETLEPVTAEIQGSIPAWIHGSLLRNGPGKFEFGNTHFNHWFDGMAMLHRFRIENGQVTYTSRFLNSDAYKKNSEKDRIIMSEFGTVAMPDPCKNIFERFLSRFEPLKPTDNASVSFVKYKGDYFVTTETNFIHKIDPETLETLEKVDWSKFIAVNGATAHPHYDPDGTTYNMGNSYGRKGALYNIICVPSEKSDDKDTLQGAKVLCSIVPADKSHPSYYHSFAMSENYVVFVEQPIKLDLLKIVTGKIRGKAISDSIYWDPKQDTVFHVVDKRTGQLSAVKYHANPMTALHQINAFEEDGFLMLDMCCYDDGETIKNYNLQNLRKSGEALDAVYNSMHQIFPRRFVLPLRVTSETPTGQNLNTRPQSTATCVLTGKDQVYCQHEDLHGDDLLEYGGLEFPQINYQRCNTRPYRYFYGCGFRHLVGDSLLKMDLRDKSLKVWHQDGFYPSEPVFVPSPDAVEEDEGVILAVVLSPTQEKANFLLVLDAVTFEELGRASVPVHMPYGFHGTFNSSV, from the exons ATGCGCGCCCGATGCCCACGTTACGTCACACGGTTATGTAATACGGCTCTGGCGTGGGGAGCAGCGTCGCGCGCCTCGGATGGTGGAGCAGATGCTCACGGCGTCCATCAGGTCACCATGTCTCCGCTCCGCCGCGCCGCTCCAG AAAGCGAAACATCTGTTGTCACCAATGAGACCAAGAAAAACACCTTACTAGTTCTGAACGGACTGGAGTCCATCGCCCCTCTGATCCAGAGCACCAAGGAGACCCTCGAGCCCGTCACTGCTGAGATCCAGGGAAGCATCCCAGCCTGGATCCACGGCAGCCTTCTTCGCAACGGCCCTGGGAAGTTTGAGTTCGGAAACACACA CTTCAACCACTGGTTCGACGGGATGGCGATGCTGCACCGCTTCAGGATCGAAAACGGTCAGGTGACCTACACCAGCCGGTTCCTCAACAGCGACGCCTATAAGAAGAACAGTGAGAAGGACCGTATCATAATGTCAGAGTTCGGCACGGTGGCCATGCCGGACCCGTGCAAGAACATCTTTGAGAGGTTCCTGTCACGCTTCGAACCGCTGA AGCCCACGGACAACGCCTCAGTCTCTTTCGTCAAGTACAAGGGCGACTACTTCGTCACCACTGAGACCAACTTCATTCACAAAATTGACCCGGAGACCCTGGAGACCCTGGAGAAG GTGGACTGGAGCAAGTTCATCGCCGTGAACGGAGCCACAGCCCACCCGCACTACGACCCGGATGGTACCACCTACAACATGGGGAACTCGTATGGGAGGAAAG GAGCCTTGTACAATATCATCTGTGTCCCTTCGGAGAAGAGCGACGACAAAGACACTCTACAAGGAGCCAAAGTTCTATGTTCCATCGTGCCCGCGGACAAGTCCCACCCGTCCTACTACCACAGCTTCG CCATGTCGGAGAACTATGTGGTCTTCGTGGAGCAGCCGATAAAGTTAGACCTGCTCAAGATCGTCACCGGGAAGATAAGAGGCAAAGCCATCAGCGACAGCATCTACTGGGACCCGAAGCAGGACACGGTGTTCCACGTCGTAGACAAGCGTACGGGTCAG CTCAGCGCAGTGAAGTACCACGCCAACCCCATGACGGCCTTACATCAGATCAACGCCTTTGAAGAGGACGGCTTTTTGATGCTGGATATGTGTTGCTATGACGACGGAGAAACCATCAAAAACTACAACCTACAGAACCTGCGGAAGTCGGGGGAGGCCCTGGACGCG GTGTACAACTCCATGCACCAGATTTTCCCACGCCGCTTCGTTCTGCCTCTCAGAGTCACTAGTGAGACACCGACGGGTCAGAACCTGAACACTCGACCCCAAAGTACAGCGACCTGTGTCCTCACTGGCAAAGATCAG GTGTACTGCCAACACGAGGATCTCCATGGCGACGACCTTTTGGAGTACGGCGGCCTGGAGTTCCCTCAGATCAACTACCAACGGTGCAACACGCGACCTTACCGCTACTTCTATGGCTGCGGGTTCAGACACCTGGTGGGGGATTCTCTGCTCAAGATGGACCTGCGGGACAAGTCCCTGAAG GTGTGGCACCAGGACGGCTTCTACCCTTCCGAACCCGTGTTTGTGCCGTCACCCGACGCTGTCGAGGAAGACGAAGGAGTCATCCTCGCTGTGGTTCTGTCCCCCACACAG GAAAAAGCTAACTTCCTCCTGGTTCTGGACGCCGTGACCTTTGAGGAGTTGGGTCGAGCCAGCGTGCCGGTGCACATGCCCTACGGCTTCCATGGAACCTTCAACTCCTCTGTCTGA